TACTTTGAACTCCATATATAACATAATCCCGATCTCGATACTTAATGGATAGAAACCATCTagattaaaataattatcaagAACATCAAACGTAGACGATCTTGATTCttgaaattcaataaaagagAATTATACATAATTCAAAATACATGTATTTTCTTGTATGAATGTTACATTGTTTGACGATGATGATTAAAGAGACAAAGAATCCCCAAAAGAAGTTTTCAGCACTCAAACAAAAAGGATTCATGGCTGGAAGAAGCAAGAAATTTGGAGGGAGAATTTGAAGGTGCATGGTGGGTGTTTTCTGATCATCAATATATATAGTGATGATTAGCTGATATTGCTTCCACATTTCATTCACTCAAGGATTTTTATCAATATCCATTATACCATCAATGGATCatttttgtaattattattcaacaatattatAATTAGAAAGTGCTCACTGTTAAATTTGATAtgtatgatataaaatatttatgaatcgTTTTCAATTGAAGCCAAAATTAACTTGGATCACTGCATCTTTTCATTACATATCTTCATAATTATGTTGCTACCAAAAAGCAAATACGTTGTGATTCATCATCCCACTACATTGAttgaataaagaaaagaaaactttAATCATTGAAACAATAAAGTAAAAGTCTTTATTAAATTGGAACAATATTGAAATGTTtacaaaagattaaaaaaaattaactattcTAGACATTATTGACCGAAAAGTCAGATTATTTTGACGAAGattaggtttcttgtgagacggtcgcATAAATTTATATCCGTGAGacaagttgaaaaataatgttttttaatGATTCGGTTCGAATAGAAAATCTGTTTTACAAAACTTACATGTAAGACGATCTCATGAGCATTTTTTTTACGAATTGTTTTCTTTAATATCATACACATTCAAATATAATTGAAAAATTGGTGGAAAGTTTTCTTGCATACAGAGATAATGATAAAGTATAGATTTTTGGGGTATCGGAAAATCACTTGTCTTGGTTAATTGAACAAATCAATAATGATAATGTCCTTTTAACtcataaacaaattaaatttaaagttcGAGCGTCAAAAAGATTTTGTCTTTTACATACACTGTAGGATTGTctgtatttataatattttttacctacagtaaatatttatataaaataaagttATATGTAAATagtccttttttttaaaaaaattaattcatgtgAGTAgtttttgtataaaataaaGTTCTGATTTGCATATATACCCAATTTCGGGTCTGGAAACTTTCGTTCAAGACAAAGTTGTATCTTGTCTAGTAGAAGCAAGCGTCTTAATTATGTTATCAATTATTCTGATTATAACTAGATTGCTTTCacatcaattttaaaatatctagttttatcatatttttataatacaAGATTTGGTGttcttgaaaatttaatttgtaaatTTTGAGAATCCTGTTGATTCCACACTTCGAGTATTGAGAGTGCATGACATTATCTGTAAATCTCTAACTCAAATCTATTTCTAATTTTAACAAATCAAACGACAAGCAAACAGTCTTTCTATCACTTTTGTGTGTGAGTATTTAGCTGAAAAATCTTTCCAGAGATGGCAGCTGCCACAGCTGCTTTGAAATTGGGATCTCTGGTTAGAGTAGAAGCCATATGTTCCACCAAAGAGTGTTGGAGTTCAGGGGCAGCGATTTTGCCTCTTGACTTACTCCTTGTAGTTTCATCCTGACTAGTCTTTGGATTGGTGAGATCGAGCGTGATCGCTGGTCCGGATGAACTAAGAGAGGTCGAGCATGGCATGTTGCCAAGATTCGCGCTCCTATTCGGAGTAGAATTTGCCTCGAGTTTCGAGGGTTGAGGATGGTTATGCTTCCCTTCATAAGTTGCAACTAGAACCGCTTGATCTTccatgcttctttgaacctgtGAGTGTGTAAAAGTAGAGGCTAATTAGTTCCTTGGAAATCAGTCTTGTACATGAGAGCTAGCTACTGTTTTTCTGCATCAGCCTTTAATTAAGGCAAAGATGGAAGCATATTAGATACATTTGTATACATAACACGCCAAGTTCAAACGCATGAATTGTAAATTTATCAGCTAGATATCTTTTTTTTTGCATATAATTAGAAAAATATGGTACATTACATAATTAATAATAacgtaaataaaattatataatatatatatcacaatctTAGAGCTATTATCATATATTTATCATAATAACCATGATATCCTGTATGTTTATTCCAATTGGCTTATAGAGAATAGGTACTATGTTGAATTACCTTCTTTTTGACTGGGCATCTTGGAGCATAAGAACACTTGAAGTAAGCCCGCGGAGAAGGGTTATCTCTAGTCACTTTCTGTCCATACTTCCTCCAGTGATAACCATCTTTTACTATCTGCAACAGTTGAAGTTTACAGTCTTTGAATACAAGAAACATACCAAAAAACAAATTGATaaacatatatgtgtgtgtgtgtgtgtgtgtcttgaATTTGTGGTGATTATATTCATTACTACTTACGAGGCTTGCATCAGATGCTTCGGTTCGAACATAAGTCCGCCGTATCTTTCCTTTGTTGTCTTCTTCCTCTCTCTGTTTCTTGCACGAATCTTCATCGCTGGAGCTGCTTTCCGAAGAACCGTTAATAATGTTTGCTTCAATAATATTGTTGATACCACTTTCAGGTTTCCTCTTTCTTGAAATCAAATCCAACTCCGGATTCTTGATCTTGTACTCCTTTAATCtgttttgtaattcattgtaatTCTCGCACATGACTGTCAATAATCCAGTCAGTTTCTTGTTTTCAGCACTCACCCTATTCAGTTCCTCTATCAAGGCACCCCTCTGTTTGACCAGAAACAATAATAATGAAGTTAAGACTCAGAAAATGTCAACAACTCTGATTAATTTGCTCCATCGatttcatatataattaatttagtaGTAAGTATATTGTATTTTCATTAGACGGGCCGACAACTAAACACATATTTCACTCATGTTCACGTTTTTTAATTACTTTCAAGAACTCGGAACACTGTCAGAAGCGAGACCAGAATTTTTACATCGACACAACAAAGTTTACCAGTATGCAATTATTTtagttttcagtcaaattccagatgaaaaatgtcaatttttcagttggtatatatatatttcttcccAACTGACAAAAAATTTCTTTCATATATAATAATCCCATATAAACACAATTGCTATCAGTTGCTACAGTGTGTCTTGCATGTTAATATGTGTTCTTGTGGATGTACTGACCTCTTGTTTCGCACCTACTCTTGCACCCGATTTCAAACTGCTTTCCACTTCATGTTTCTGAAATCCAGAACAAACAAAAGCAATCACCAAACTTTCATTACCAAACACGTACAACTTGAAGTTGAACTGCATTCAATTTACTGTGACAAAGAACTAAATAAGATTACCATACTAAACATGTCAGGAGCTTCATCAAGGAGCCGAAGAGGTTTCGTATTCAGATCCAATGAATTATTCAGAAGACTAATGAACTCCATATCTTCCGCAGATTCAAGAAAGTGAATTCCAAACAATTTAACTCAATTTAAATTCTTCTAGATCTTTGATATGTTCTATATATCCGAGAATGCAACTTTTGGCTGCTATCAATAGTCAAACAATGAAGAGAATATTATATGTACATGCgtgtatatatgtatagatAGATGAAGAGTGAGAGAGggtagaaaaattaaataaatacaattGAACCGACAAGTTACAAAGAGGTGGGGATTTGGAAGAAAGATGGATTGCCGGAGAATGAAAAGTATATTGGATTTATCTTGAATTTATGACAGCATGGATGTAGCAAGAAGTTAGAGTTAGGTCGGCTGAttcggcaaaaaaaaaaaatgaaaaaaagataaataaatattaagagACAGAAAATGTGAAATATATTGGGAAGAAAACATTTATTGAGTTAATGATGTCAAAATAAATgtagttttagcattttaaagtgtctgacttattttaaaatttgaaatacatttaaatttcgattttttcaacaatttttCTTCTCCATAATATTAAGGTGTGTTTGGTTGATGTGATTAACTAAGGATAGATGAATAATCACATAGTTATCTAATGTTTggctaaaattttaagatatattaataataattttgacccggtttaagacctaattttatgattaattatttgattattaatataACAAATTAAGTGGGATAAGTTATCAACACACtacaaattacatttttatcctCTTATCTCTTNatcaaattattttaagaatatttataagtattttaagaaaaaacaataatattgtaattattactaaacctttatttaacattaacattcaaaatattattgctattttaattattaaagtaaatgcatatttacaaatttatttctaataaatatatttaaattaattttaataaatataaattataattataaatatttaattatctatccaattattttaagaatatatatttaattaacatttggggcattttggtcattacaataaaatttacaaaattaatccttcattttaaaatcatatcaaacaccatgttatttatcccaccatactattaatccatatatatcattttttaatcactctaattattaatcatttacttatcctatCACATGTACCAAACGGAACCTTAAAGTTTTAACCTTCTTGATAGTTGAGTTTCAATAGAAGTTTTCGTAGCTCATGATATCCCTATCAACGTGAGACGAGTTTGTCATACAGAACTTATCCAGTAATTTAGTGTTGTTTATCAGACTAATGTATTTTACAAACTCCTTacttgtttattttttcaaacTAAGTTACTAACAGACACCAGAAGAAACATATTCTGAGTGAGAGGGAAggatcattttctattttcttaTTTAGTTTTTCGTTTTTTCcctaaatatgaaaataatctTTTCAGATGTATATTTTTTGTGAAAGAGGTAATTTCccaaaaatatgaagaaaaaaaaaaaactaaacttGCTCCAAATAAATAGGAGTCGTCACTTTTCGAAGGTCAAATTCATTAAAAGAGagaaataatttctaaaagaattttaaaaacaaagcaAAACAAAACTTCGCCTAGTCgttttaaaatatatagtagtgtatttattttatttatttgaggaAATAATAGTAGTTTATTTTCAAGTTCACATTTATTAAATGGAGAAAAAGGTATCGAAGACGTTTCAAATATTGGGAGTTGAAGTCAAAGTCACGCCCACCTTTGACCGAATTACAACGGAACAACGTGCGAACCTTACCTATAAAATAATACtactataattaaattaatatttcacTTTGAACTAGTTTTTATACTGATTTAtccctatttttttaattaataatttatttattgtcCGTGGGACTTATTTTTTTAGCTTTGCTTGGCTGTCCCGTCACGTTTGTTTTCGCATTTTCCACTACGAAATCTTATTTAATGACATAATATAGAGGAGTTGGTTATATCATGGAATTACTAAACTACGTTAATATTCTCGATGTGAAGTCGCATAAAAAGAATCGCTAATTCTCTGTCCCGATGATTTTTGATTATACATTTCAAGTCTTTATAAATGTTATATTTAGATTAGATAATTGTTCCAATACGGACAATGGAAAACGGACAACGTCCCAATAGTTGGTTGGaaccaagaaatcagatgttcaATATCTCTCTGTCTTTATCATCTCAGTTTTGAGTCTTTCATACAGAGTTTGTCAGTGTGGTTCGCAAACTATTGTGTTGTCTCTTTTACTTTATCCAGAACACACCAAATAAAACGGTTGCGGACTGATgcaagaaaaaatagaaaatagacAAGCAATTTAGAATTGAGCGTGTAAAAATTAAAGAGCGTCGAATATGTTTTACAAAATCATTGAAAAGGTAACGATATAATTTTACCTGCGTGCATTTACGAATCGCTAATTTAACTTTATGACATAACATATGACCGatctgatatatatattttccgcAGAGTATCTAAATTGAATTTTCAATCCAACTACGAAGTTGGAAACCACAAATAGAGTTGCACGTGATTTGaagtagaaattttttttttttttttccattcgCAGAGCCTACATGTCTACGACCAAGTCTTTTTCATATACTTCACAAGAATTCATACAAAATAATACGGGAAAACTGTATTTTAACTCTgatatattttatctttttacttttttaaataatctatattttcaaatttcaacatTAATcttatatattacaattttttttataatttcagtCATTTTTCATCTTTAATAGTGATGTAACACTGCATACGTTAGCAACATGTCGGCATCACACCAATATCACGTCggaaaaattactaaaatttcagaaaaacagatataacatactaaaattgtaatttgaCAACTTAAATGACTAAAAAAcgcataaatata
This genomic window from Primulina huaijiensis isolate GDHJ02 chromosome 7, ASM1229523v2, whole genome shotgun sequence contains:
- the LOC140981183 gene encoding probable WRKY transcription factor 40 isoform X1; the protein is MEFISLLNNSLDLNTKPLRLLDEAPDMFSMVILFMESSLKSGARVGAKQERGALIEELNRVSAENKKLTGLLTVMCENYNELQNRLKEYKIKNPELDLISRKRKPESGINNIIEANIINGSSESSSSDEDSCKKQREEEDNKGKIRRTYVRTEASDASLIVKDGYHWRKYGQKVTRDNPSPRAYFKCSYAPRCPVKKKVQRSMEDQAVLVATYEGKHNHPQPSKLEANSTPNRSANLGNMPCSTSLSSSGPAITLDLTNPKTSQDETTRSKSRGKIAAPELQHSLVEHMASTLTRDPNFKAAVAAAISGKIFQLNTHTQK
- the LOC140981183 gene encoding probable WRKY transcription factor 40 isoform X2 produces the protein MEFISLLNNSLDLNTKPLRLLDEAPDMFSMKHEVESSLKSGARVGAKQERGALIEELNRVSAENKKLTGLLTVMCENYNELQNRLKEYKIKNPELDLISRKRKPESGINNIIEANIINGSSESSSSDEDSCKKQREEEDNKGKIRRTYVRTEASDASLIVKDGYHWRKYGQKVTRDNPSPRAYFKCSYAPRCPVKKKVQRSMEDQAVLVATYEGKHNHPQPSKLEANSTPNRSANLGNMPCSTSLSSSGPAITLDLTNPKTSQDETTRSKSRGKIAAPELQHSLVEHMASTLTRDPNFKAAVAAAISGKIFQLNTHTQK